One stretch of Nitrospirota bacterium DNA includes these proteins:
- a CDS encoding prohibitin family protein → MDPQKVPKMATIGLLAILGLMLVMSSYFVVDAGERGVILRFGAVNRVVAEGLHFKVPFMEDIIRMTVRVQKTTTKTEAASQDMQVVQTTMVLNYSLQPDKVGETYRTIGLNQDVSEKIINPGIEESFKAAAARYTAEELISKREALKTQVRDYLRDRLAPFGIMVIELSITDFQFSTEFNKAIESKQSAEQHALRAKRDLDRIRVEAQQKIATAQADAEALRLQRQVISPDLIKLRQIDAQIKAIEKWDGKLPNVTGGAVPFIQIEDTNK, encoded by the coding sequence ATGGATCCGCAAAAAGTCCCGAAAATGGCGACAATCGGCCTACTGGCGATTCTCGGCCTTATGCTTGTCATGTCCTCGTACTTTGTGGTCGACGCGGGCGAACGCGGGGTCATACTCAGGTTCGGCGCGGTGAACCGCGTGGTGGCCGAAGGGCTTCATTTCAAGGTCCCCTTCATGGAGGACATCATTCGCATGACCGTGCGCGTTCAGAAGACCACCACCAAGACCGAAGCCGCCAGCCAGGACATGCAGGTAGTCCAGACCACCATGGTCCTGAACTACAGCCTCCAGCCGGACAAGGTCGGCGAGACGTACAGGACCATCGGCCTGAACCAGGACGTGTCGGAGAAGATCATCAATCCCGGCATTGAAGAGAGCTTTAAGGCCGCCGCGGCCCGGTACACCGCCGAGGAACTGATCTCGAAACGCGAGGCGCTCAAAACCCAGGTGCGCGATTATCTCCGCGACCGTTTGGCGCCTTTCGGCATCATGGTGATAGAGCTCTCGATCACGGATTTCCAGTTCTCGACCGAGTTCAATAAAGCCATTGAATCGAAGCAAAGCGCCGAGCAGCACGCGCTCAGGGCGAAGCGGGACCTGGACCGGATCAGGGTGGAAGCGCAGCAGAAGATCGCCACAGCCCAGGCCGATGCAGAGGCGCTCCGTCTCCAGCGCCAGGTGATCTCTCCGGACCTCATCAAGCTGCGACAGATCGATGCCCAGATAAAGGCCATCGAGAAGTGGGACGGCAAGCTGCCAAACGTGACCGGCGGCGCTGTTCCGTTCATCCAGATTGAAGACACTAATAAGTAA
- a CDS encoding biotin attachment protein: protein MNDPVFVRPGMSPKELVKAVRSLKGVCFTSVGMRDAGQSDFKNRHRIYDLQTLAPHYEKMGLFSAECHGGARWHVGIMNRRESPFEETALLRELMPNVLLQTLIRETNLWGYRPYPKNVIEYAVGQVDIDVWRCFSFLNDVRNMRTVADVVMKRGRLFEPTISFTTADWATNEYYLKVIRDMVDLCSGVDEIILCVKDMAGVGDVSRIGNLISAIKQKYPTLVINYHRHITDGLAIPALLSAARAGAQIFDVEEDSLVRFYGHSPILGVQAIFEESGIPVHLNRPEAEEAVQKVREWIGHYEWAESPFKGLDHTVTRHKMPGGAFPSSFEQAQKADFLHLMPAVLKLMSLYNRIVKYFDVTPGSQITWVTCSGIINRYAKERGDAGVKHILALMIKFVEEKAQQLGAMSKDEQEELLTLFRTAPGDFKNLLLGNYGKLPVGWPADWVYQSAFGEEGAAKIKERKETSPLESMAQDDLDKLRKELSDNLGRAATDEEFVLYLMHPKDALEYISFRNLYGNAPLALPTNVWREGLKKPGERVDFDLWGKPYSVELVSIGAEHEGFVHVVMRVNNKTRVYTVATPRARKVETRMAKGPNDVGAPINGNLWRIGNPDRGPIKVGDIVHKGEEIANLEAMKMENAILAPSNGQIAELCFKLNETVQEGQLLFVIEKQ, encoded by the coding sequence ATGAACGACCCTGTATTTGTCAGACCCGGAATGTCCCCGAAAGAGCTCGTCAAGGCGGTCCGCTCGCTGAAAGGCGTGTGTTTCACCTCGGTAGGGATGCGGGACGCGGGCCAGTCGGATTTTAAGAACCGCCACCGGATCTACGACCTGCAAACGCTCGCCCCCCATTATGAAAAGATGGGGCTGTTCAGCGCGGAATGCCATGGCGGCGCGCGATGGCACGTGGGCATTATGAACCGGCGGGAAAGCCCGTTCGAAGAGACCGCGCTGCTCCGGGAACTCATGCCGAACGTGCTGCTCCAGACCCTGATCCGCGAGACCAACCTGTGGGGCTACCGCCCGTATCCGAAGAACGTGATCGAGTACGCCGTAGGGCAGGTGGACATCGATGTCTGGCGGTGCTTCTCCTTCCTGAACGATGTGCGGAACATGCGCACGGTCGCCGACGTCGTGATGAAGCGGGGACGGCTCTTCGAACCGACCATCTCCTTCACCACCGCGGATTGGGCCACGAACGAATACTATCTCAAGGTGATCAGGGACATGGTCGACCTCTGCTCGGGTGTGGACGAGATCATCCTGTGTGTCAAGGACATGGCGGGCGTCGGCGATGTCTCCCGGATCGGCAACCTGATCAGCGCCATAAAACAGAAATACCCAACGCTGGTGATCAACTATCACCGGCATATCACCGACGGGCTTGCCATCCCCGCCCTGTTGTCAGCCGCCAGGGCAGGGGCGCAGATCTTCGATGTGGAAGAGGACTCGCTCGTCCGGTTCTACGGCCACTCGCCCATCCTGGGCGTGCAGGCGATCTTTGAGGAATCAGGGATCCCGGTGCATCTGAACCGGCCCGAGGCGGAGGAGGCGGTCCAGAAGGTGCGCGAATGGATCGGACACTACGAGTGGGCCGAATCGCCCTTTAAAGGGCTCGACCACACGGTCACGCGCCATAAGATGCCGGGCGGCGCCTTTCCCAGTTCCTTTGAGCAGGCGCAGAAGGCCGATTTCCTTCATCTGATGCCCGCGGTCCTGAAGCTCATGTCCCTGTACAACCGGATCGTGAAATATTTCGATGTGACTCCCGGCTCCCAGATCACCTGGGTCACCTGCAGCGGGATCATCAACCGCTATGCCAAGGAGCGCGGCGACGCGGGGGTCAAGCACATCCTTGCGCTCATGATAAAATTCGTCGAGGAAAAAGCGCAGCAGTTGGGCGCGATGTCGAAAGACGAGCAGGAAGAACTGCTGACGCTCTTCAGGACCGCGCCCGGAGACTTCAAGAACCTGCTGCTCGGCAATTACGGAAAACTTCCCGTCGGCTGGCCGGCTGACTGGGTGTACCAGAGCGCGTTTGGAGAAGAGGGGGCCGCGAAGATCAAAGAACGGAAAGAGACCTCGCCGCTCGAATCAATGGCCCAGGACGACCTCGACAAACTGCGCAAGGAACTTTCGGACAACCTCGGCCGAGCGGCAACGGATGAAGAATTTGTGTTGTATCTCATGCACCCGAAAGACGCGCTGGAGTATATCAGTTTCCGTAATCTGTACGGCAATGCGCCGCTGGCACTGCCCACCAATGTCTGGCGCGAAGGCCTCAAGAAACCCGGGGAACGTGTGGATTTCGATCTTTGGGGCAAGCCCTATTCCGTCGAACTCGTGTCGATCGGCGCGGAGCACGAAGGCTTTGTGCACGTCGTGATGAGGGTGAACAACAAGACGCGAGTGTATACGGTCGCGACCCCGCGCGCCAGGAAGGTCGAGACCCGGATGGCCAAGGGCCCGAATGATGTGGGCGCCCCGATCAACGGCAACCTCTGGAGGATCGGCAATCCCGATCGCGGGCCCATCAAGGTCGGCGACATCGTCCACAAGGGAGAAGAGATCGCGAACCTCGAGGCCATGAAGATGGAGAACGCGATCCTCGCGCCCAGCAACGGCCAGATCGCCGAACTCTGCTTCAAGCTCAACGAGACGGTGCAGGAAGGTCAGCTGCTGTTTGTGATCGAGAAGCAATAA